A window from Hymenobacter volaticus encodes these proteins:
- a CDS encoding YihY/virulence factor BrkB family protein, with amino-acid sequence MATHYRFSDIINTLKATGSEFISNNSFRHAAALSYYTIFSLPPLLLIVITVASSVFGAEAITGQVYGQMKGLVGADSAKFLQDSIAEFTKQQKSGIASIIGIGTLIFAATTFFVTLQESINDIWNLRVKPRSGIWQFIRDRLLSFGLILSVALLLLISFVISAVLSSFTDYLQRLLPEVTIILIHFVDFALSLFITSLLFALIYRFLPDAIIRWRDVGVGAFITALLFLVGKYLIAFYIAQSNPGSAFGAAGSAIVLLLWVNYSSLIIFFGAEFTQEFADAFGQKVQPKAHAVRIETREVPEGESNEEISTGRPRAVGRWRN; translated from the coding sequence ATGGCCACGCACTACCGCTTCTCCGACATCATCAATACGCTCAAGGCAACGGGCAGTGAGTTTATATCCAACAACTCGTTTCGCCATGCCGCAGCCCTCTCCTACTACACTATTTTCTCGCTGCCACCCCTGCTGCTTATCGTCATCACGGTGGCCAGTTCAGTGTTTGGTGCCGAAGCCATAACGGGGCAGGTGTACGGGCAGATGAAAGGCCTTGTAGGCGCCGATTCAGCTAAATTTCTGCAGGACTCCATTGCTGAGTTTACCAAGCAGCAGAAAAGCGGCATTGCGTCCATTATCGGAATCGGCACGCTTATTTTCGCAGCCACCACCTTTTTCGTTACGCTGCAAGAAAGCATCAACGACATCTGGAATCTGCGCGTGAAACCCCGGAGCGGAATCTGGCAATTCATTCGAGACCGGCTCCTTTCCTTCGGTCTTATTTTAAGTGTAGCGCTTTTACTCCTTATTTCCTTCGTTATTAGTGCCGTCCTCAGTTCCTTCACCGACTATCTGCAACGGCTCTTACCAGAAGTCACCATTATTCTGATTCACTTCGTTGACTTCGCGCTTTCGCTCTTTATCACGTCGCTGCTGTTCGCACTGATCTACCGCTTTTTGCCCGACGCCATCATTCGCTGGCGCGATGTAGGCGTTGGGGCATTCATTACGGCCCTGCTATTTTTGGTAGGCAAGTATTTGATTGCCTTCTACATTGCTCAGTCCAATCCTGGTTCGGCCTTCGGTGCGGCTGGCTCGGCTATCGTGCTGCTGCTGTGGGTGAACTACTCGTCGCTCATTATTTTCTTCGGTGCAGAGTTTACGCAGGAGTTCGCCGATGCCTTCGGTCAGAAAGTGCAACCCAAAGCACACGCCGTGCGCATTGAAACCCGCGAAGTACCCGAAGGCGAATCAAACGAGGAAATCTCAACGGGCCGCCCCCGGGCTGTGGGCCGTTGGAGAAACTGA